One Vallitalea pronyensis genomic region harbors:
- a CDS encoding DUF4914 family protein, which yields MMSVFDLSRFKVNEDVKAILDSASKVTVPKSRKHLLDLATGGGQSVFKVNYMVDGMGLVEEATVTKCKNGASVNYLEEYMRRRDPDCMLIGDNKHTDKTRYKERYGDEFDGVRRETYEWLKKQELIVMPLYAGDNEFGSPTLLICPINAAFFAAGLADLQGFIPEAEIGETFEPRAIIYLAPPFRHTHFDGKQVVVHNRLEDVHEIFSFNLYPGPSAKKGIYGVLLNIGELENWTTVHASTVKVTTPYDNSLIIMHEGASGGGKSEMIEEVHREVDGSILFAESIVTNERIYLDIADTCDLNPITDDMAMCHPELQNNRKLVVKDAEAGWFLRFNHITEYGTSPQHEKLCIHPKEPLIFLNMDASPDSTILIWDHIEDAPGKPCPNPRVIMPRDFVPGVVSEPVEIDVRSFGVRTPACTKSNPTYGIIGCIHVLPPALAWIWRLVAPRGHANPSITDSEGMTSEGVGSYWPFATGKMVDQANLLLEQIMNTPSTRYVLIPNQHIGAYEVGFNPQWIVREYLARKGSAKFKPEQLEKSRCSLLGYSLKRLRVDGYTIPQGLLQPNHQLGVGEEAYDEGAAILKDFFKREITKFNTEDLLPLGRDIINCFLNDGTVEDYVKLIPMK from the coding sequence ATGATGAGTGTATTTGATTTATCAAGATTTAAAGTAAACGAAGATGTGAAGGCTATATTAGATTCAGCTTCAAAAGTGACAGTACCCAAAAGTAGAAAACATCTACTTGATCTAGCGACTGGTGGCGGACAATCCGTCTTTAAAGTGAATTATATGGTTGATGGAATGGGCTTAGTTGAGGAAGCGACCGTTACTAAGTGTAAAAATGGAGCATCTGTTAATTACCTTGAAGAGTATATGAGACGACGTGATCCAGATTGTATGCTTATTGGGGATAACAAACATACAGATAAGACCCGATACAAAGAACGTTACGGTGATGAGTTTGATGGGGTAAGACGAGAAACTTATGAATGGCTGAAAAAGCAAGAGTTAATTGTCATGCCTTTATATGCTGGAGATAATGAATTCGGTTCTCCTACCCTACTTATTTGTCCAATCAATGCTGCCTTTTTTGCAGCAGGGCTAGCTGATTTACAAGGGTTTATTCCAGAAGCTGAAATCGGTGAAACTTTTGAGCCAAGAGCAATTATCTATTTAGCACCACCTTTTAGACATACACATTTTGATGGCAAGCAAGTGGTTGTCCACAATCGACTTGAAGATGTTCATGAAATCTTTTCATTTAATTTATATCCAGGACCAAGTGCCAAAAAAGGAATCTATGGTGTCCTATTGAATATTGGTGAGCTTGAAAACTGGACAACGGTTCATGCATCAACAGTAAAAGTAACCACACCTTATGATAACTCTCTGATTATCATGCACGAAGGTGCTAGTGGTGGTGGAAAAAGTGAAATGATTGAAGAGGTACATCGCGAGGTAGACGGTAGTATACTCTTTGCTGAAAGTATCGTAACTAACGAGCGTATATACTTGGATATCGCAGACACCTGTGATTTGAATCCAATAACAGATGATATGGCTATGTGTCATCCAGAGCTGCAAAATAATAGAAAATTAGTGGTTAAAGATGCTGAAGCGGGATGGTTTTTAAGATTTAACCATATTACAGAATATGGTACATCACCACAGCATGAAAAACTTTGTATACATCCAAAAGAACCTTTAATATTCTTAAACATGGATGCTTCTCCTGATTCTACCATTCTTATATGGGATCATATTGAAGATGCTCCAGGTAAACCTTGCCCTAACCCAAGGGTTATTATGCCAAGAGATTTCGTACCTGGTGTGGTTTCAGAACCTGTTGAAATTGATGTACGTAGCTTTGGTGTACGAACACCAGCGTGTACAAAATCCAATCCAACTTATGGTATTATCGGATGCATACATGTATTACCTCCTGCATTAGCTTGGATATGGCGATTAGTTGCTCCTAGAGGGCATGCTAACCCCAGTATTACAGACTCAGAAGGTATGACCAGTGAAGGTGTAGGTTCTTATTGGCCATTTGCTACAGGTAAAATGGTGGACCAAGCGAATTTATTGTTAGAGCAAATTATGAACACACCAAGTACAAGATATGTCTTGATTCCAAACCAGCATATTGGTGCTTATGAAGTTGGCTTTAATCCACAATGGATTGTAAGAGAATACTTAGCTCGAAAAGGTAGTGCTAAGTTTAAACCAGAACAATTAGAAAAATCACGTTGTTCATTATTAGGGTATTCTTTGAAGCGATTAAGAGTTGATGGCTATACCATTCCTCAAGGTTTATTACAGCCAAATCACCAGCTAGGTGTAGGTGAAGAAGCTTACGATGAAGGTGCTGCTATACTGAAAGATTTCTTCAAACGTGAAATTACTAAATTTAACACAGAAGATTTATTGCCTCTTGGAAGAGACATCATCAACTGTTTCCTTAATGATGGTACAGTGGAAGATTACGTGAAATTAATACCAATGAAATAA
- a CDS encoding DUF2294 domain-containing protein encodes MTKGQTEAKICEVVTRFEADYMGRGPRRINAKIMDDVVFVRQWGFLTAAEQLLAETHDGTELIKKIRSRLFEKANSQFRQAINEVIPSNIISIHSDVSTITAEKIVVVTFDENIEIKFNK; translated from the coding sequence ATGACAAAAGGACAGACAGAAGCCAAAATATGTGAAGTCGTCACCCGTTTTGAGGCCGATTATATGGGAAGAGGTCCTAGACGCATTAATGCAAAAATTATGGATGATGTTGTTTTTGTAAGACAATGGGGATTCTTGACGGCTGCGGAGCAATTGCTTGCAGAAACCCATGATGGCACGGAGCTGATAAAGAAGATTCGGTCCCGTCTTTTTGAGAAGGCCAATTCACAATTTAGACAAGCAATTAATGAAGTCATTCCTTCAAATATCATAAGTATTCATTCTGATGTGAGTACCATTACGGCAGAGAAAATCGTTGTGGTTACTTTTGATGAAAACATTGAAATAAAGTTTAATAAATAA
- a CDS encoding DUF1576 domain-containing protein gives MQLYQIQEKELHKEQKLLILLMFPISFMIFGIGISVYQADFNTLAKGVVDIIVSPTILLTDFLAIGGIGAAFVNAAVIGFFNLYLLAYYKLRINGLLIAAFMTVIGFAFFGKNLFNVIPIYLGGYMYTKYQRIAFKDSILVIMFATALAPIISEISFGDILPTYIALPFGIIVGIFIGFIIVPLSTQMLKFHDGFNLYNIGFASGILGTVLTSIFRSFKIEIEPVSIIYKNNSWLIVGLLIFLFCYLMIIGLYVNRHVFKHFTEVFKYKGRLVTDFTHLVGYGITFFNMGIMGLLCIIYVIMVKGVINGPVMAGIFTVVGFSAFGKHLKNCFPIVLGVFITSLVLGYDLSSTGMIISLLFSTTLAPIAGSYGIGIGIVAGMMHLMLVTNVGVIHGGINLYNNGFAGGIVAGFIIPIVDAFKRE, from the coding sequence ATGCAACTATATCAAATTCAAGAAAAGGAATTGCATAAAGAACAGAAGTTACTGATTCTTCTTATGTTTCCCATTAGTTTTATGATATTTGGAATTGGTATAAGTGTGTACCAAGCTGATTTTAACACATTAGCTAAAGGTGTTGTCGATATCATTGTCTCACCAACAATCCTTTTAACAGATTTTTTAGCTATAGGAGGAATAGGGGCGGCTTTTGTCAATGCTGCGGTTATTGGTTTCTTTAATTTGTATTTATTGGCCTATTATAAATTGAGAATAAATGGTTTATTGATAGCAGCTTTCATGACCGTTATTGGATTTGCTTTTTTTGGTAAGAACCTCTTTAATGTAATCCCCATTTATCTGGGGGGATATATGTATACTAAATATCAAAGAATTGCATTCAAAGATAGTATATTGGTCATCATGTTTGCTACAGCCTTGGCCCCCATTATCAGTGAAATCAGTTTTGGTGATATATTGCCTACATATATAGCTTTACCTTTTGGTATTATTGTTGGGATATTTATTGGATTTATCATTGTGCCTCTTTCGACGCAAATGTTGAAATTTCATGATGGTTTTAATCTCTATAATATTGGCTTTGCATCTGGGATTCTAGGAACAGTTTTAACAAGCATATTTAGAAGTTTTAAGATTGAAATTGAACCTGTAAGTATCATTTATAAAAATAATAGCTGGCTGATTGTCGGTTTACTTATATTTTTATTTTGTTATTTAATGATCATAGGTCTTTATGTTAATCGACACGTGTTTAAACATTTTACAGAAGTATTTAAGTATAAAGGAAGACTTGTAACCGATTTTACTCATTTAGTTGGGTACGGTATAACATTTTTTAACATGGGCATCATGGGACTTTTGTGCATAATATATGTGATTATGGTGAAAGGTGTTATTAACGGGCCTGTTATGGCAGGGATATTTACGGTTGTGGGATTCTCCGCTTTTGGTAAACATCTAAAAAATTGTTTTCCAATTGTACTTGGGGTTTTTATTACTTCTCTTGTTCTGGGATATGACCTATCTTCTACAGGTATGATTATTTCATTATTATTTTCTACAACGCTTGCTCCTATTGCTGGGTCTTATGGTATTGGTATTGGTATCGTGGCAGGTATGATGCATTTAATGTTGGTAACAAATGTTGGCGTCATTCACGGAGGTATTAACCTATACAATAATGGTTTTGCAGGAGGTATCGTTGCAGGATTTATAATACCTATTGTAGATGCTTTCAAAAGGGAGTGA
- a CDS encoding complex I subunit 5 family protein encodes MSMQLYWFVLLPIMIALLGYICTGINRKYLILFSQIIYLVMAVNTLVQVHMTGQLINTLGNYPRGISITLRADAITAVFVLLNVFLFSVMLLFNFHKHYMNKLFLFLFLVLEGLINGIFLSGDLFNLYVLIEVSTIVVSILIMYKRDTQSIYDGMIYLFTNLLSMTFFLFGIGYIYKIFGVLDMQLIKDSMPLVTHSKSLLLPYAFLLTAVGFKSAIMPLFSWLPRAHGTPSAPSIVSAILSGLYVKGGIYLFIRMQDVFQFNIETHQIYIIMGLLTGIFGFVLAVSQDDIKLILAYSTISQIGLILVGVSMKNDYSYWGSMYHIVNHAISKSTLFLAAGIIIETYKTRNIREIRGVFRRMPFIACIIIFAILGITGAPLFGSSISKYYIQKGNLTSNVIEMSLIFINLGTIVTYIKYAAMLFGKSDDTSTMTWNQKLSLSVLASICLLGGVLGPVIINMLFNVSLSVKIGDYLIKSTIYLVSILIGFIFYRYVYKHMGVLKKIRDIELNFNQIVLLIASFFVFQLVYLHMTL; translated from the coding sequence ATGTCCATGCAGTTGTATTGGTTTGTTCTACTACCGATCATGATTGCCTTACTTGGATATATATGCACAGGAATAAACAGGAAATACCTTATACTTTTTTCGCAAATCATTTATTTGGTCATGGCAGTGAATACCTTAGTTCAAGTGCATATGACTGGACAACTTATTAATACATTAGGGAATTATCCTAGAGGTATAAGCATAACCCTAAGAGCAGATGCCATTACAGCTGTGTTTGTGCTGTTAAATGTCTTTCTGTTTTCGGTTATGCTACTATTTAATTTTCATAAGCACTACATGAATAAACTCTTTTTATTTCTTTTTTTAGTCTTAGAAGGACTTATTAACGGTATCTTTTTATCTGGAGATTTGTTTAACCTATACGTTCTTATAGAAGTATCGACAATTGTTGTAAGTATTCTTATTATGTATAAAAGAGATACACAATCCATCTATGATGGTATGATTTATCTCTTCACTAATCTTCTATCCATGACATTCTTCTTGTTTGGTATTGGTTATATCTATAAAATATTTGGTGTCCTTGATATGCAGCTTATAAAGGATAGTATGCCCCTCGTAACACATTCAAAAAGTTTACTTCTGCCCTACGCATTTCTGTTGACAGCCGTAGGATTTAAATCAGCTATTATGCCCTTGTTTAGTTGGTTACCAAGAGCTCATGGCACACCGTCAGCCCCCTCTATTGTCTCAGCCATTTTATCTGGGCTGTATGTGAAAGGCGGCATTTACTTATTTATAAGAATGCAAGATGTGTTTCAGTTTAACATTGAAACCCATCAAATCTACATCATCATGGGTCTACTTACGGGTATATTTGGGTTTGTCTTAGCTGTATCCCAAGATGATATAAAACTTATTTTAGCCTATAGCACCATCAGTCAGATTGGTCTGATTTTAGTAGGTGTATCCATGAAGAATGACTATAGTTATTGGGGCAGTATGTATCACATTGTTAATCATGCCATCAGTAAATCAACGTTATTCTTAGCCGCGGGTATCATTATTGAGACATATAAAACAAGAAATATAAGGGAAATCAGAGGTGTGTTTAGGCGCATGCCCTTTATAGCATGTATTATCATTTTTGCCATATTAGGAATAACGGGTGCTCCCCTTTTTGGAAGTAGTATATCAAAATATTACATTCAAAAAGGCAATCTCACATCCAATGTGATAGAAATGAGCTTAATCTTTATTAACTTAGGGACCATTGTGACCTATATCAAATATGCAGCCATGTTATTTGGTAAGAGTGATGATACAAGTACCATGACATGGAATCAGAAGCTCTCATTGAGCGTATTAGCCAGCATTTGCTTATTAGGTGGGGTTCTAGGACCAGTGATTATTAATATGCTGTTTAATGTATCATTAAGCGTTAAGATAGGCGATTATTTGATTAAAAGCACAATCTATCTTGTAAGTATTCTGATAGGTTTTATATTTTATAGATATGTATATAAACACATGGGTGTATTAAAAAAGATTCGCGATATTGAACTGAATTTTAACCAAATTGTATTGCTTATTGCCAGTTTTTTTGTGTTCCAATTAGTGTATCTGCACATGACCCTTTAA
- a CDS encoding sugar phosphate isomerase/epimerase family protein, with product MIPKIAVQLYTVREECQEDFVGTLEKVAALGYEGVELAGTYGLSSEVLKNHLNRLQLEVVGHHIMLEALEDDLEEVIAYNKAIGNDVIICPWATWDTEEELRHLADRLNTIGKRLEAVGLTFLYHNHHHEFEKIGDMYGLDLLFQLTRESHMLMELDTHWVKRAGLEVLPYMDANGSLIRRIHIKDMQELDGEMTFAAIGEGFMDIPAILKKAEAINCPWAIVENDQPQPDGMTNITQSIQYLQSL from the coding sequence ATGATTCCAAAAATTGCAGTGCAGCTCTATACCGTACGAGAAGAATGTCAAGAAGATTTTGTGGGTACATTAGAAAAAGTTGCAGCTCTAGGTTATGAAGGTGTTGAACTGGCTGGCACCTATGGTTTATCCTCTGAAGTGTTAAAAAATCATCTCAATCGTCTTCAACTGGAGGTTGTAGGACATCATATCATGTTGGAGGCTCTAGAAGATGATTTAGAAGAAGTCATCGCTTACAATAAGGCCATTGGAAACGATGTGATTATCTGTCCTTGGGCTACGTGGGATACAGAAGAAGAACTTCGCCACTTAGCCGACCGACTTAACACCATTGGAAAACGTTTAGAAGCAGTGGGGTTAACCTTCTTATATCATAACCATCATCATGAGTTTGAGAAAATCGGCGACATGTACGGTCTTGACCTGTTATTTCAGTTGACAAGAGAAAGCCATATGCTCATGGAGCTGGATACACATTGGGTAAAACGAGCCGGCCTAGAAGTCCTTCCATATATGGATGCAAATGGGTCATTGATTAGACGTATACATATTAAAGATATGCAGGAGCTGGATGGTGAAATGACTTTTGCAGCTATTGGCGAAGGGTTCATGGATATACCTGCTATTCTCAAAAAAGCTGAAGCCATCAACTGCCCATGGGCAATTGTGGAGAATGACCAACCACAACCAGATGGTATGACCAACATTACCCAGAGTATTCAATACCTACAATCGCTATAA
- a CDS encoding M56 family metallopeptidase: MNVLLDMTITGSITAIILLIIKRIFKNKLSPKWQFYIWAILLIRLLIPSLPESDASLFKNIPSSDQAIVKEYDYRLQESVKIYYSPSGNGQQFITLNSNMLDRIMKIWLIGVALSASYFILVYMVFFIRVNRLKTCENKDIKLLFKRCKSTLHITKDIEILSGYPTPMLTGIFRPKIMIPEGYTMDEMRQIFFHELCHVKYGDVFYNLLNTVLLCVQWFNPIMWIATFTIRRDMELLCDQRVLEITSNRKLYAKVLLKTALRKSKFIPCTTSIQNGEKEIKKRIKFIASKRKNKLMYTIIAVIVMMVVSLICLTNGKESQASPTHHANSVTTEREVDEDSNLIYVVRKKYAPNGHENNAYFEVNYYDIDEKDVNLASDNTLLEYIEYEKLIKRNQEKTSEDIIGEDQYIYEKTIKSLEDRDMTVYSKKKGDGTLVKKIIIP; the protein is encoded by the coding sequence GTGAATGTTTTACTGGATATGACAATAACAGGTAGTATAACAGCTATTATCCTTCTTATCATAAAACGTATATTCAAAAATAAGTTATCCCCTAAATGGCAGTTTTATATATGGGCAATCCTGCTTATACGATTATTGATTCCTAGTCTCCCAGAAAGTGATGCCAGCTTATTTAAGAATATACCTTCATCTGACCAAGCAATCGTAAAAGAGTACGACTATCGCTTACAAGAATCCGTTAAAATATATTATAGTCCTAGTGGTAATGGGCAACAGTTCATTACATTAAATAGTAACATGCTTGATCGTATTATGAAGATTTGGTTAATAGGTGTTGCACTATCAGCATCTTATTTTATACTTGTTTATATGGTATTTTTTATACGTGTAAATCGACTAAAAACATGCGAAAATAAGGACATCAAGCTGCTGTTTAAGAGGTGTAAGAGTACGTTACATATAACAAAAGACATTGAGATACTAAGTGGATATCCTACCCCTATGTTGACGGGTATATTTAGACCTAAGATTATGATACCTGAGGGGTATACCATGGATGAAATGCGTCAGATATTTTTTCATGAGTTATGCCATGTAAAATATGGGGATGTGTTTTATAATTTATTAAATACCGTTCTACTATGCGTGCAATGGTTTAATCCCATCATGTGGATTGCCACGTTTACCATTAGGAGAGATATGGAACTTCTCTGTGATCAACGGGTGTTGGAGATCACGAGTAATCGAAAACTCTATGCAAAAGTCCTTCTAAAAACAGCATTACGTAAAAGTAAATTTATCCCATGTACCACATCCATTCAAAACGGCGAAAAAGAAATTAAAAAACGTATTAAGTTTATTGCCAGTAAACGAAAAAATAAGTTAATGTATACCATTATTGCAGTTATTGTCATGATGGTTGTCAGTTTAATATGTCTTACAAATGGAAAAGAGAGTCAAGCATCACCAACACATCATGCGAATTCTGTAACCACTGAGAGGGAAGTCGATGAGGACAGTAATCTTATCTATGTTGTACGTAAAAAATATGCGCCAAACGGCCATGAAAATAATGCATATTTTGAAGTGAACTATTATGATATTGATGAAAAAGATGTGAATCTAGCCTCCGATAATACCTTGCTGGAATATATAGAATATGAAAAGCTCATTAAAAGAAATCAAGAAAAAACATCCGAAGACATCATAGGCGAAGATCAATATATCTATGAAAAAACCATTAAGAGTTTAGAGGATAGAGATATGACCGTCTACTCCAAGAAAAAGGGTGATGGTACATTGGTAAAAAAGATCATTATACCGTAG